The Rothia sp. SD9660Na DNA segment CGACCAGGCAACTGCGGTACCGCCCTCGGTAGGCTGTAGCTTGAAGTGGCTACGGTTCTGAGCAGCCCAGGGCTTGATGAACTCAATATCAACCTCAACCAGGTTGTCCTCCACCGTCACTACAGTCATGCGGCCCTCACCGGCCTTCTTGTTACCAGCCCAGACCATCTTTGCGCCGACGCCCCTCTCAGCGCCCGAGTAGGTCTGCTGCATGGCGGGGTCTAGTTCCTGCCAGGGCGACCAGCTTTCCCAGGCATGCGGGTCCTCAATCAGGGAGCGGACGCGCTCAAGGGGCGCGTCGATAACGGTGGAGCGAGTGAGTAAAGTATGTGTCATATCGATCAGTCTACAGAGACAAGGGCCCCGCCACTTCAGGTCTTGAAGTAGCGGGGCCCTTCAGCATGGCTTTACGGAGCCGCTTATCCCTTAGTCAGTGAAGGGACCGACGGTTTCGCGAGCTTCAGGCAGCACAGCGCCGGCGTCATCAAGGTCACCGACACGGTGGACCTTGACGGTGTTGGTGGAGCCAGCAACGCCGGGAGGTGAACCTGCTGCCATGACAATCATGTCGTTGGCTTCAGCCAGGCCGTTGGCCAGCATGTAGCGGTCAACCACGGCGGTCATCTCGTCGGTGTCCTTAGCGGTGGGTGAAACAGCAGCTTCAACACCCCACAGCAGGGACAGGAAGGCTCGGACGGAGGGCTCAGGGGTTAGAGCCAGCACAGGCTTGGCAGGACGCAGGCGGGCAAGACGGCGGGCAGTGTCACCGGATTGGGTGAAGGCCGCAATGTACTTGACGTCTTCCAGCTGGTTAGAGATGTTAACTGCTGCACGGGTAATAGCGCCGCCGCGAGTGCGGGGCGATGAGCCCAGTTCGGGAACGCGGAAGAGGCCGCGTTCCTCGGTGGACTTGATGATGCGGGCCATGGTCTGGATGGTGATGATGGGGTACTTACCCACAGAAGTTTCACCGGAAAGCATGACGGCGTCGGCGCCATCGAGGATAGCGTTAGCGCAGTCGGAGGCCTCTGCACGGGTGGGGGTGGGGTTCTGAATCATGGTTTCTAGCACCTGGGTTGCCACGATGACGGGCTTTGCCCAGCGGCGAGCCAGCTCAATGGCGTGCTTCTGCACCAGGGGAACCTCTTCGAGGGGGAATTCCACACCCAGGTCGCCACGAGCTACCATGATGCCGTCGAACTTGTCGACGATCTCCTGCAGGTTTTCAACAGCCTGGGGCTTTTCAATCTTGGCGATGACGGCAATCTTGCGGCCCTCTTCTGCCATGATTTCGTGGACGCGCTGGATGTCGTCGCCGGAGCGGACGAAGGAGAGAGCGATGATGTCAACGCCCAAGTTCAGGGCGAAACGTAGGTCGCGCTCGTCCTTTTCGGTCAGAGCGGGAATGGAGACGGCAACGCCAGGCAGGTTGATGCCCTTGTTGTTGGAGATAGGGCCGCCAACGATGACGCGGGTGGTCACGGTGGTCTCGTTGACCTCGATAGCTTCGAGGCGGATCTTGCCGTCATCAATTAGCAGGGTGTCGCCGGGCTTGACGTCGCCGGGCAGGCCCTTGAAGGTGGTGCCACAGATTTCCTTGGTGCCTTCAACGTCTTCGGTGGTGATCTTGAAGGTGTCGCCAGGTTCAAGCACCTCGGCGCCGTTCTTGAAGGTTTCGAGGCGAATCTTGGGGCCCTGAAGGTCTGCGAGAATCGCGACGTTGTGACCAAGCTTTTCAGCCTGCTCGCGGATGGTTGCGTATGAGTTGGTGTGAACCTCGTGGTCACCGTGGCTCATGTTCAGGCGGGCGACGTTCATGCCCGCTTCGATAGCCGCTGCAATCTTCTCAGGAGCAGAAATTGCGGGGCCAATAGTACAAACAATCTTTGCGCGTCTCATCAATCAACCTTAGGTTTGTAGGGGTCTGAGAACCTTTGGTGCGGTTTCTGTCGATAGGGAATCAACAACCAACATATTCACAGATAGTCAGCATGAAACCAACATGTCCACACCTCATTATACGTTGCTTCGTGAGGTTTTGGTGGAGGCATTGGGCACTTTTTGTGTCAATGTTCGACACAAACCCCACCAAAACACACATGAACAGTCATAAACAAACAAAATATGTCATCTAGCTTGACAGCTTTGAGAACACACGCCGGTAGCACGGTATTCTGTATGCAGAGGCCCCGGTAAGCCACCGGCCCGCAAACAAACGAAAGAGTGCCCATGCCTACCCCCAACGTCCTGATCCTCTTCGGTTCAACCTACGGCCACACCGAACGCTACGCCCACTGGATTGCCGAAGACCTGCGCGCCCACGCGTCCGCCCCTCAGGTCTCCCTCTCCCCCGTTGCCGAAGCAACCGACGAGATGATCGAAGCAGCCGACGTTCTCATCGTCGGTGCTAGCTATCTGGGTGGCTTCCTCACCGGCGCCCCCACCCTGCGCAAGCGCCGCGAAGCCATGCTCAAGGTGCCCAACCGTGTCTTCTACACCGTCTCCTTTAACGGCACCGAGGTTTACCCCCGCTCTTACCTGGATGAGCGCGTCATGAAGAGCTACAAGGCAGACGTCGCCGGTGACTGCCCCGCCTTCCACTTCCGCGGGGGCCTCAAGATGGACGAAATGTCTAAGCTCCACAAGACTGCCCTCACCGGCGTCAAGACCGCCTACAAGCTCAAGCCCAAGCAGAACGAGTACGACAAGCAGCTGATCGAAGCCTTCGAAAACGGGGGCGCAGACCACACCAACCGCGACTGGACTAAGCCTCTAATCGCCGAGGTCGAGACCTGCCTGACCGACATCGCAGCCTCATAGTCATGAAAACTCTTCTCATTACCTACGGGAGCCAGTACGGCTATACCGAGCAGTACGCCCGCTGGGCTGGCCAGCAGCTTGACGGGCAGTACGCCGTGCAGTTACTTCCCCTGGATGCGCTGACCGAACGAGCCGTGGCAGATGCGGACGTGCTCGTGGCAGGCCTGAGCGACTACGGCGGCTTTCTCACCGGCGCCCAAGAGCTAAAAAAGTACGAGCAGGAGCTACGGTCTAAGCCCTACGCCCTCTTTACCGTCTCCTTTAGCGGTCTAGCGGGTGCAAGCCAGCAGAAGCTCGATGCCCTGCTGGCCAAGAACCTGGGTGAGAGCCTGGTTCAGGACGCCCTGGGCACCTATCACCTGCGCGGAGGACTGGACCACACCCGGCTTTCTTTCAAGCACAAGACCGTGATGGTGGGCATCCGCTCAGCCATTGCCGCTCTGCCCAAGAAATCTGAGGCTAACCAGCAGATGCTCGACAGTTTCACCCAAAAGACAGTGGATTACTCCAGTGAAGAGCAGATCGCTCCCCTGGTGCAGGAAGTAGCTGCCCTGGCCTAAGGGAAGGCTGATCCTCACGCAGAAAACCGGCCCCGCCCCAGAGATTCTGAGGCGGGGCCGGTTTCTTTATTAGAGCACCAAATCAATTGCCCGGTCGCTGGGGGCTACCGGTGAGGGCAGCTCGGTGGAGCCGGTCAGGTGCTTTTCGACGGCTGCTGCGCAAGCGCGTCCTTCAGCGATGGCCCAGACGACCAGGGACTGGCCGCGGCCGGCATCCCCGCAGGAGAAGACGCCGGGGACGTTGGTCATGTAGTTCTCGTCGCGGGCTACGTTAGTGCGGCGGTCGAGATCTGCACCTACCTGGGTGGTGATGTTATCGTTCTCCTGGCCGGTGAAGCCCAGGGCTAGGAAGACCAGGTCGGCTGGGATGACGTGTTCTGTACCTGCCTTAGGCACGCGGCGCCCGTCGGGCAGGTATTCGGTTTCAGCGACCTTGAGGCCGGTGAGTTTACCGTTCTCCCCCATGAATTCGACGGTGGAGGCCAGGTACTTGCGTTCGCCACCCTCTTCGTGAGAGGAGGAGACCTCGAAGACCTTGGGGAACATGGGCCAGGGCTCGTGGTCGGCGCGGTCTGCCGGGGGCTGGGCGCCGATGGCCAGGGTGGTGATGGAGGCAGCTCCCTGGCGCACGGCGGTGCCGATGCAGTCTGAGCCGGTATCGCCACCGCCCAGCACGATGACGTGCTTGCCTGCGGCGTTGATGGTCGGCTCTTCGAGGTCACCAGCTACCACCCGGTTGGCTTCGGTCAGGTAGGGCATGGCGTAGTGGACGCCCTCAAGGTCGGCCCCGGGGATGGGCAGGGCGCGGGGGGCGGTGGCTCCGGTTGCTACGATGACGGCGTCGTAGCGACGCTTGAGGTCGTCCCAGGTGATGTCTTTGCCGATGTCAACGCCGGTGCGGAAGCGGGTCCCTTCAGCCTTCATGACCTCGATACGGCGGTCCACGATATCTTTTTCAAGCTTGAAGTCGGGAATACCGTAGCGCAGCAGACCGCCGATCTTATCGTCGCGTTCGAAGACGGCGACGGTAAAACCTGCCTGGGTCAGCTGCTGGGCAGCTGCTAGACCGGCAGGGCCTGAGCCGACCACTGCCACGGTCTTATCGAGCATACGGTCGGGCATAATGGGCTCGATATAGCCGCCTTCGAAAGCTTGTTCAGCAATGGTGTATTCAATCTGCTTGATGGTCACCGCAGGCTGGTTGATGCCCAGCACACAGGAGGTTTCGCAGGGGGCCGGGCAGACGCGTCCGGTAAACTCGGGGAAGTTGTTGGTTGCGTGCAGGCGCTCTACGGCCTTTTCGGTTTGCTCCCGCCAGGTCAGGTCGTTCCATTCAGGAATCAGGTTACCCAGGGGGCAGCCGACGTGGCAGAAGGGAACACCGCAGTCCATACAGCGGGAGGCCTGGGTCTTGAGCACAGCCGAGTTCTGGGCGACCTGAACTTCCTTCCAGTCCAGGATACGGACGGGTACGGGGCGCTTGGGTCGGTCTTGACGGGTGGTTACTTTCAGAAAACCGCGGGGATCAGCCACGAGCGGTCACCTCCAAAATCTTGTTCCAAACCTGCATGGATTCGGTGTCTTCGCCGGCGGCTTCGGCCTCAGCGCGGATAGCTTGTACGGCGGCATAGTCGCGCGGCAGTACCTTGGTGATGCGGGCGTAGGTGCCCTCCAGGTCTTCCAGCAGGGCGGACGCCAGGGTTGAGCCGGTCTCGGTGCGGTGGCGGGTCAGCAGCTGGGCGACCTCGGCGCGGTCATCCTCTGAGAGTTCCAGGAAGCCGAGTTCGCCGGATTCGCGGGATTGCTTGTTGACCTTGGCCATATCGAGGTCGAGCACGTAGGCGGTACCGCCGCTCATGCCCGCGCCGAAGTTGCGGCCGGTTGAGCCCAGAATCAGGGCTTTACCGCCGGTCATGTATTCGCAGCCGTGATCGCCGATGCCTTCAACAACCGCAGTGGCACCGGAGTTACGTACCAGGAAGCGCTCACCGACGATACCGCGGATGAACATTTCGCCGCTGGTGGCCCCGTAGCCGATGACGTTACCGGCAACCACGTTCTCTTCGGCAACCAGGGGGGCTGCGGCGTCCGGAGCCACGATAATGCGGCCGCCGGAGAGACCCTTGCCCACGTAGTCGTTGGAGTCGCCGGTCAGGCGGATGGTGATGCCCTGCGGCAGGAAAGCACCCAGTGACTGACCGGCATGGCCGGTGAGGTTGAGGGTGATGGAGTCGTGGTCCAGCACCTCGATACCGAAGGTTTTGGTGACGGTGTGGCCCAGCATGGTGCCCACAGAGCGGTCGGTGTTGACCACCGGTGAGTCGATAGTAACCGGGGTGCGATCGCTCAGGGTTGCCTGGGCGGCAGCGATGAAGGTGTTATCGATGTGCGCCTCTAGTTCGTGGTCCTGGTCCTTGAGGTGGCGGATGCCCCGGCCCTCGTAGGCGACGGCGGTTGAGGTCAGTACCTTGGTCAGGTCAAGACCGTCGGCCTTCCAGTGGTCGATGGCCTGCGACATATCGAGTACCTCGGCGTGGCCGATAGCTTCGTCCAGGGTGCGGAAGCCCAGCTGAGCCAGGTATTCGCGCACCTCTTCGGCGATGAACTCGAAGAAGTTGACCACGTGGTCTGCCTGGCCGGTGAAGCGGGCACGCAGGTCGGGGTTCTGGGTAGCGACGCCCACGGGGCAGGTGTCCAGGTGGCACTTGCGCATCATGATGCAGCCTTCGACGACCAGGGGTGCGGTGGCGAAACCGTATTCTTCGGCACCCAGCAGGGCGGCGATGATGACGTCGCGGCCGGTCTTGAGTTGGCCGTCAGCCTGCACCACCACGCGGTCGCGCAGACCGTTAATCATGAGGGTCTGCTGGGCTTCGGCTAGGCCGAGCTCCCAGGGGGCACCTGCGTGCTTGAGGGAGTTGAGCGGGGCTGCGCCGGTGCCGCCGTCGTGGCCCGAGATGAGCACGACGTCAGCCTTCGCCTTAGTGACGCCAGCCGCCACGGTGCCGATACCGATTTCGGAGACCAGCTTGACGTGGACGCGGGCGGACGGGTTAGCCCGCTTGCAGTCGTAGATGAGCTGGGCGAGGTCCTCTATGGAGTAGATATCGTGGTGGGGCGGGGGCGAAATCAGGGAGACGCCGGGGGTGGAGTGGCGGGTCTTAGCTACCCAGGGGTAGACCTTGGCAGCCATGAGCTGGCCGCCCTCACCGGGTTTGGCGCCCTGGGCCATCTTGATCTGGATATCGTCGGCATTAGTCAGGTAGAGAGAGGTAACGCCGAAACGGCCGGAGGCTACCTGCTTGATGGCTGAGCGACGTTCGGGGTCCAGCAGACGGTCGACGTCCTCGCCGCCCTCGCCGGTATTTGACTTAGCGCCCAGTCGGTTCATGGCAATTGCCAGGGTCTCGTGGGCTTCCTTGGAAATAGAGCCGTAGCTCATAGCACCGGTGGAGAAACGCTTGACGATTTCGCTGACGGGCTCAACCTCGTCGATGGAGATGGGGGTGCGGTCTTCGGTGAAGGTGAAGAGGCCGCGCAGGGTCATCAGGTCCTTAGCCTGGTCGTCAACCAGCTTGGTGTAGGACTTGAAGATGTCGTAGCGACGGGTCTTGGTCGAGTGCTGCAGACGGAAGATGGTCTGGGGGTTGAAGAGGTGGGGCGGGCCCTCGCGGCGCCAGTCGTACTCACCGCCGGTTTCCAGGGCGCGGTGGGGCACGGAGACACCGTCGTCGGGGTAGGCGTCGTGGTGGCGCTTGCGGGTTTCAGCTTCGATGACGTCCAGGCCCACGCCGTCCATCTGGGAGTGGGTGCCGGTGAAGTACTGGTCAACGACCTGCTGGGAAAGGCCAAGGGCCTCAAAGGTTTGAGCACCGCAGTAGGAGGAGACAGTAGAGATACCCATCTTGGACATAATCTTCTGCAGGCCCTTACCCAGGGCCTTAATCAGGTTGTAGACGGCTTCAGACTCGGTCATACCGGTGATCTCGCCTTGGGCTACCAGCTCTTCTACTGATTCCATAGCCAGATAGGGGTTGACCGCCGAAGCGCCGTAACCAATGAGGGTAGCAACGTGGTGGACTTCGCGCACGTCACCGGCTTCAACAATCAGAGCAACCTTGGTGCGGGTTGCTGAACGCAACAGGTGGTGGTGGACGGCGCTGGTCAGCAGCAAGGACGGGATGGGCGCCCAGGCACCGTTAGAGTTACGGTCAGAGAGAATCAGGAACTG contains these protein-coding regions:
- a CDS encoding SRPBCC family protein, translating into MTHTLLTRSTVIDAPLERVRSLIEDPHAWESWSPWQELDPAMQQTYSGAERGVGAKMVWAGNKKAGEGRMTVVTVEDNLVEVDIEFIKPWAAQNRSHFKLQPTEGGTAVAWSMSGEQNLMMKVMFKVFNMQKRIGADFERGLARLKAVAEG
- the pyk gene encoding pyruvate kinase; translated protein: MRRAKIVCTIGPAISAPEKIAAAIEAGMNVARLNMSHGDHEVHTNSYATIREQAEKLGHNVAILADLQGPKIRLETFKNGAEVLEPGDTFKITTEDVEGTKEICGTTFKGLPGDVKPGDTLLIDDGKIRLEAIEVNETTVTTRVIVGGPISNNKGINLPGVAVSIPALTEKDERDLRFALNLGVDIIALSFVRSGDDIQRVHEIMAEEGRKIAVIAKIEKPQAVENLQEIVDKFDGIMVARGDLGVEFPLEEVPLVQKHAIELARRWAKPVIVATQVLETMIQNPTPTRAEASDCANAILDGADAVMLSGETSVGKYPIITIQTMARIIKSTEERGLFRVPELGSSPRTRGGAITRAAVNISNQLEDVKYIAAFTQSGDTARRLARLRPAKPVLALTPEPSVRAFLSLLWGVEAAVSPTAKDTDEMTAVVDRYMLANGLAEANDMIVMAAGSPPGVAGSTNTVKVHRVGDLDDAGAVLPEARETVGPFTD
- a CDS encoding flavodoxin domain-containing protein; the encoded protein is MPTPNVLILFGSTYGHTERYAHWIAEDLRAHASAPQVSLSPVAEATDEMIEAADVLIVGASYLGGFLTGAPTLRKRREAMLKVPNRVFYTVSFNGTEVYPRSYLDERVMKSYKADVAGDCPAFHFRGGLKMDEMSKLHKTALTGVKTAYKLKPKQNEYDKQLIEAFENGGADHTNRDWTKPLIAEVETCLTDIAAS
- a CDS encoding flavodoxin domain-containing protein, which encodes MKTLLITYGSQYGYTEQYARWAGQQLDGQYAVQLLPLDALTERAVADADVLVAGLSDYGGFLTGAQELKKYEQELRSKPYALFTVSFSGLAGASQQKLDALLAKNLGESLVQDALGTYHLRGGLDHTRLSFKHKTVMVGIRSAIAALPKKSEANQQMLDSFTQKTVDYSSEEQIAPLVQEVAALA
- a CDS encoding glutamate synthase subunit beta, coding for MADPRGFLKVTTRQDRPKRPVPVRILDWKEVQVAQNSAVLKTQASRCMDCGVPFCHVGCPLGNLIPEWNDLTWREQTEKAVERLHATNNFPEFTGRVCPAPCETSCVLGINQPAVTIKQIEYTIAEQAFEGGYIEPIMPDRMLDKTVAVVGSGPAGLAAAQQLTQAGFTVAVFERDDKIGGLLRYGIPDFKLEKDIVDRRIEVMKAEGTRFRTGVDIGKDITWDDLKRRYDAVIVATGATAPRALPIPGADLEGVHYAMPYLTEANRVVAGDLEEPTINAAGKHVIVLGGGDTGSDCIGTAVRQGAASITTLAIGAQPPADRADHEPWPMFPKVFEVSSSHEEGGERKYLASTVEFMGENGKLTGLKVAETEYLPDGRRVPKAGTEHVIPADLVFLALGFTGQENDNITTQVGADLDRRTNVARDENYMTNVPGVFSCGDAGRGQSLVVWAIAEGRACAAAVEKHLTGSTELPSPVAPSDRAIDLVL
- the gltB gene encoding glutamate synthase large subunit; translation: MSHTMLGNADHADKTFTQDPHTLGHAPSPFTTFASIPEATGLYSPENEKDACGLAMIATLRGTPGHDIVDHALTALRRLEHRGAVGADEGTGDGAGILLQIPDAFLREVVDFALPELGKYAVGTAYLPTGGENADELKEGLTQIAQREGLRVLGWREVPVKADIVGKAAREVMPYFVQMFIAEASGEDLDAVNAPFTGHIPVVNLDEDSERRQLDQKAFRVRKRAQHKLGVYFPSFSSRTIVYKGMLTTAQLEPFYPDLSDPRFATKLAIVHSRFSTNTFPSWPLAQPFRTIAHNGEINTVKGNRNWMRARQSQLKSPVLGRNPEELFPICSVGASDSQSFDEVAELLMLSGRSAAQVLMMMVPEAWENHETMDEDRRAFYRYHSSLMEPWDGPAAIAFTDGDNVGSVLDRNGLRPGRYWVTDEGLVILASEVGVVDMPEEKIVEKGRVSPGKMFFVDTKAGRLVPDEEVKAAVAAEQPWKQWADENIVDLADLPEREHIRASRKSILKRQQTFGYTEEELRKILVPMAKTGTEPIYAMGTDTPIAVLSTRHRLLFDYFVQSFAQVTNPPLDSIREELVTSLKTSIGADGNLLRNGRVKVQHVGLNFPVINNDELDKIAHIEDEDGMPAALKVSGLYPAHGGEDALRARIAEICEKVSAAVERGVQFLILSDRNSNGAWAPIPSLLLTSAVHHHLLRSATRTKVALIVEAGDVREVHHVATLIGYGASAVNPYLAMESVEELVAQGEITGMTESEAVYNLIKALGKGLQKIMSKMGISTVSSYCGAQTFEALGLSQQVVDQYFTGTHSQMDGVGLDVIEAETRKRHHDAYPDDGVSVPHRALETGGEYDWRREGPPHLFNPQTIFRLQHSTKTRRYDIFKSYTKLVDDQAKDLMTLRGLFTFTEDRTPISIDEVEPVSEIVKRFSTGAMSYGSISKEAHETLAIAMNRLGAKSNTGEGGEDVDRLLDPERRSAIKQVASGRFGVTSLYLTNADDIQIKMAQGAKPGEGGQLMAAKVYPWVAKTRHSTPGVSLISPPPHHDIYSIEDLAQLIYDCKRANPSARVHVKLVSEIGIGTVAAGVTKAKADVVLISGHDGGTGAAPLNSLKHAGAPWELGLAEAQQTLMINGLRDRVVVQADGQLKTGRDVIIAALLGAEEYGFATAPLVVEGCIMMRKCHLDTCPVGVATQNPDLRARFTGQADHVVNFFEFIAEEVREYLAQLGFRTLDEAIGHAEVLDMSQAIDHWKADGLDLTKVLTSTAVAYEGRGIRHLKDQDHELEAHIDNTFIAAAQATLSDRTPVTIDSPVVNTDRSVGTMLGHTVTKTFGIEVLDHDSITLNLTGHAGQSLGAFLPQGITIRLTGDSNDYVGKGLSGGRIIVAPDAAAPLVAEENVVAGNVIGYGATSGEMFIRGIVGERFLVRNSGATAVVEGIGDHGCEYMTGGKALILGSTGRNFGAGMSGGTAYVLDLDMAKVNKQSRESGELGFLELSEDDRAEVAQLLTRHRTETGSTLASALLEDLEGTYARITKVLPRDYAAVQAIRAEAEAAGEDTESMQVWNKILEVTARG